In Nematostella vectensis chromosome 2, jaNemVect1.1, whole genome shotgun sequence, one genomic interval encodes:
- the LOC116616641 gene encoding titin homolog → MDSINMFSRLSRGYGTWDGIAKRDAVPEVDREFFSLSDLQLPPIGPNYKRPSDPDLYYGQGTLREKSTFRLPDVNQTKQIPCPRPMPKTYTTRKGALLLYAEGYFLPGSPKPKRRLRRKIKKTPSAKLKTLTDLRDFILNYKRNGGDPLFLALLQKRLSGYHDHRVRPGFSPKRYIATLGRSLQEDAWNKLAHSGSFKDPALLTYNPFLPPVHADGSLCDLFPEKPQPYSTMSLPPVSPSSSMLGSSWNFYNNGMSTGAASMVSINSEEYAPSSRAISPSESLHERLSEVEPAKRKKDFRYALLDPKQKEELLSQMLVQKTLESVDSDLQNWPSNFTTEKTGTKEQASSRRSSTSSRKQSKASLNSASLSSIPRLPPIQSASVRASSTEDREGKSKYSLEGPVTSLKSVPEPSKPDSKTSSVVSEEQKAAGEALDSSDAVDLDGIQFDLSEDEDPWDSAVAKVANQKGDGASLDREDSISHLGPSPSDENTSGVIPDNTAGQITSEHQQASDGSLQKSQSEDQLSAKGTETSRGTKDAQNSDDVDVASGTRSADDVTSAVTLDDVMVSSDENVTKNTDDDTSATSAVVGASGDDVATERTDDAPSGISVDEDVRQSDDVGGDASVCEPAAREESADLEGEEGDDSKRPGSADNLTAGSVYSASTTSLSIHEDNGPSPEPPPPITFEQLQDEARVVASRVLNRPQSGAVFVEDARAALMMWTDRLSSLLGPPTKDARTCSAALQTKAGLTSNAPAVAGVVARKRKVSRSAAPLAALRHALLISGGEIPNIEALRDLPPVQEKARKPTKQASGVASGHTYYEPLKDGESRSNRDSGSPGPTRSIVTDRLSNSDLQMEIFNYVTKDEQEFEQDRARVVEEEDSGDEAEFQAALDAVVTELQQNVAKEEKIEKPKPRTKSKPKSPPKTTTEKTRTPPFQVTRPKEEKPPPGLKEVPPQGPKKIKTAKKAPRKEGKKGGKPTAAKPKPQPKNKKGKEEKPKDEDEEHAQEITAIEDAEQAKSESSVEEKIESSEKFSEKSESPEPSVRVDSETGDEIYTVSATPSETESYATTSMRSRVSTSKGSSSPSVSTTASILEQPKLVPKLSFSRPEEEAEKEAKAREEEEAHKEAELAKQREKEARAAKRAEERAAAAEKRRQEVERKRREREEAKRKQLEEAERLERVRLEAEEEMKRREEERRKKREEAERERKRKEEEERNREKQEKARLEREKRMREDFERKKQELIAQRKLEEEIRREQEKIDRELEEAARREEEERIRNMEESERLALQEKMRREEEELRRRLEDQRRREEEERRVLEEQKRLRQEALALLRQKRIKRHLFITGIMKEMRFLGLGQRLTRAFTFSYFDELPWNYLRTRPTSPMKNMIEELKASLPPTIIEEDETEED, encoded by the exons ATGGATAGCATCAATATGTTTTCCCGACTGAGCCGTGGTTACGGAACATGGGACGGCATAGCGAAGCGTGATGCAGTGCCCGAAGTCGACAGG GAGTTCTTCTCACTCTCTGATCTGCAACTTCCTCCAATCGGACCTAACTACAAGAGACCATCTGATCCTGACTTGTACTATGGACAAGGAACTTTACGGGAAAAGAGCACATTCAGACTGCCAGATGTCAACCAAACTAAGCAGATCCCTTGCCCGAGACCCATGCCTAAGACATACACTACTCGCAAGGGCGCGCTGCTATTGTATGCAGAGGGTTACTTCCTTCCTGGGTCTCCAAAACCCAAGAGAAGACTAAGAAGAAAAATCAAAAAGACTCCGTCAGCTAAACTTAAAACACTCACTGACCTAAGAGACTTCATTCTTAACTATAAACGGAATGGG GGCGACCCTTTGTTCCTTGCCTTACTACAAAAGCGCTTAAGCGGATACCATGATCACCGAGTTCGTCCTGGCTTCTCACCCAAGAGGTACATTGCCACCCTCGGGCGCTCCCTTCAGGAAGACGCATGGAACAAACTAGCACATTCCGGTTCCTTTAAGGACCCCGCCCTGCTGACGTACAACCCATTTTTACCACCTGTTCACGCGGACGGCTCCCTGTGTGATCTGTTCCCCGAGAAACCACAGCCTTATAGCACAATGTCACTGCCGCCGGTTTCCCCGTCAAGTTCTATGCTTGGAAGTTCATGGAACTTTTACAACAATGGCATGTCCACTGGCGCTGCTTCTATGGTATCAATCAACAGCGAAGAATACGCACCATCGTCTAGAGCGATCAGCCCTTCAGAGTCTCTGCATGAAAGACTATCTGAGGTAGAGCCAGCAAAGAGGAAAAAAGACTTTCGATATGCTTTATTGGACCCCAAGCAAAAAGAAGAGCTTCTCTCACAAATGTTGGTCCAAAAAACGCTAGAAAGCGTAGACTCGGATTTACAGAATTGGCCTAGTAATTTTACCACAGAAAAAACGGGCACAAAAGAGCAGGCGTCTTCGCGGCGCAGTAGTACAAGCAGTAGAAAACAGTCTAAAGCAAGCCTAAACTCTGCGTCCTTGTCATCAATTCCTCGCTTACCTCCTATACAGTCCGCGAGTGTGCGCGCCTCGTCCACGGAGGATCGAGAGGGTAAGAGTAAGTACTCGTTAGAAGGTCCTGTTACTTCCCTGAAGTCCGTGCCGGAACCGTCTAAACCGGATTCAAAGACAAGTTCCGTGGTTTCAGAAGAACAGAAGGCTGCTGGTGAAGCGCTTGACTCTTCTGACGCGGTCGACCTAGACGGCATTCAGTTTGACTTGTCGGAGGATGAGGACCCGTGGGATAGTGCCGTGGCCAAAGTCGCTAACCAGAAGGGCGACGGCGCGAGTTTAGATAGAGAGGACTCAATATCTCATCTTGGGCCTTCACCTTCTGATGAGAACACCTCTGGGGTCATCCCCGATAACACCGCTGGGCAGATCACTTCGGAACATCAACAAGCTTCAGATGGATCTCTTCAGAAGTCGCAATCCGAGGATCAGTTATCGGCTAAAGGCACAGAGACAAGTAGAGGCACAAAAGATGCACAGAATTCCGATGATGTTGATGTAGCGAGTGGTACCAGAAGcgctgatgacgtcacaagtgCGGTTACCCTGGATGACGTCATGGTCAGTAGTGACGAAAATGTTACGAAAAATACCGATGACGACACAAGCGCAACATCAGCTGTGGTTGGAgctagtggtgatgatgtcgCGACGGAAAGGACCGATGACGCCCCGAGTGGTATTTCCGTCGACGAAGATGTCAGACaaagtgatgatgttggtggtgatgctaGTGTTTGTGAACCTGCTGCCCGGGAAGAGAGTGCGGATCTTGAGGGAGAGGAAGGTGATGACAGTAAGCGGCCGGGAAGTGCGGATAACTTAACAGCAG GATCTGTTTACTCGGCAAGCACCACGTCATTATCAATACATGAAGACAATGGCCCGTCCCCAGAGCCTCCTCCGCCAATCACGTTCGAGCAGCTTCAGGACGAGGCACGAGTGGTAGCATCTCGCGTGCTCAATCGACCCCAGTCCGGCGCTGTTTTTGTGGAAGATGCGCGCGCAGCGCTGATGATGTGGACTGACAGGCTTTCGAGTCTACTAGGTCCTCCCACCAAAG ATGCTCGCACGTGCTCTGCGGCTTTACAAACAAAGGCTGGTTTGACTAGCAACGCGCCCGCAGTCGCTGGAGTAGTTGCACGTAAGAGGAAGGTCAGTCGGTCAGCGGCTCCACTGGCGGCTTTGAGACATGCCCTTCTTATTTCGGGAG gtgaaATTCCGAATATCGAAGCCCTTAGGGATCTACCACCGGTCCAAGAAAAAGCCCGCAAGCCTACAAAGCAGGCCAGCGGTGTGGCCAGTGGTCATACCTACTATGAGCCAT TGAAGGATGGCGAAAGTAGGTCTAACCGAGACTCTGGATCTCCAGGCCCCACGAGGTCAATCGTGACCGACCGTCTGTCCAACTCTGACCTGCAGATGGAGATCTTCAATTATGTCACCAAGGACGAACAGGAGTTCGAGCAGGACAGAGCTAGAGTTGTCGAGGAAGAGGACTCGGGAGACGAGGCCGAGTTCCAGGCTGCTTTAGATGCCGTAGTGACGGAGTTACAGCAGAATGTCGCAAAGGAAGAGAAAATCGAAAAACCGAAACCCAGAACTAAATCGAAGCCGAAATCACCCCCGAAGACAACAACAGAAAAGACGAGAACACCGCCTTTCCAAGTGACTCGTCCAAAAGAAGAGAAACCACCACCAGGGTTGAAGGAGGTTCCCCCACAGGGtcccaaaaaaatcaaaacagcaaAGAAAGCTCCCAGAAAGGAAGGTAAAAAAGGTGGTAAGCCCACAGCAGCTAAGCCTAAACCGCAgccaaagaacaaaaagggaaaaGAAGAGAAACCGAAGGATGAGGATGAGGAACACGCGCAAGAGATCACGGCGATAGAAGACGCCGAACAAGCTAAAAGTGAGAGCTCGGTGGAAGAAAAAATTGAGTCTTCTGAGAAGTTCTCAGAAAAGAGTGAGTCCCCGGAGCCAAGTGTCCGTGTGGACTCGGAGACGGGGGATGAGATTTACACTGTTTCAGCGACCCCCTCGGAGACAGAGTCCTATGCAACCACATCGATGCGCTCAAGAGTTTCCACCTCGAAAGGTTCGAGCTCGCCAAGTGTCAGTACCACGGCGTCAATACTTGAGCAACCCAAACTGGTTCCGAAACTTTCCTTTTCTCGCCCAGAGGAGGAGGCTGAAAAAGAAGCGAAGGCtagggaggaggaggaggcaCATAAGGAGGCAGAGCTTGCGAAACAAAGAGAGAAGGAAGCACGAGCGGCGAAGAGAGCGGAAGAGAGGGCGGCAGCAGCCGAGAAGAGGCGACAGGAAGTTGAAAGGAAGAGAAGGGAGCGAGAGGAGGCGAAGAGAAAGCAGCTGGAAGAGGCTGAGCGCCTTGAGAGGGTCAGGCTAGAGGCGGAGGAGGAAATGAAGAGAAGGGAGGAGGAGCGGAG AAAAAAACGCGAGGAAGCCGAGCGAGAGCGTAAAcgcaaagaagaagaagaacgGAACCGAGAAAAGCAGGAAAAGGCTCGCTTAGAGCGTGAAAAAAGGATGCGCGAAGACTTCGAGAGAAAGAAACAAGAACTCATCGCGCAACGTAAATTGGAGGAAGAAATCCGCAGAGAACAGGAGAAAATAGATCGGGAACTTGAGGAAGCAGCTAGACGGGAGGAGGAGGAACGAATACGCAACATGGAGGAGTCAGAAAGACTGGCATTACAGGAAAAAATGCGACGAGAAGAGGAAGAATTAAGACGAAGGCTTGAGGACCAGAGACGTAGAGAGGAGGAGGAAAGGCGAGTTTTAGAGGAGCAAAAACGCTTGCGACAGGAGGCACTTGCCCTCCTCAGACAGAAGAGAATAAAAAGACATTTGTTTATTACTGGTATAATGAAGGAAATGCGGTTTTTGGGTCTTGGACAGAGGCTGACCAGGGCTTTTACGTTTTCGTATTTTGATGAACTACCATGGAATTACCTTAGAACAAGGCCAACATCACCCATGAAAAACATGATTGAAGAATTGAAGGCAAGCTTGCCACCAACCATAATAGAAGAAGATGAGACAGAAGAGGACTAA
- the LOC5509692 gene encoding phosphonoacetaldehyde hydrolase codes for MAAVQLVMFDLAGTTVDDTVSGLPLVAVVMKDAFKTHGIDIEAETVNEFRGLEKREAIRQLFVKTQGRDPSSEVVDRIFQTFKETLTTYLSSIKKEIPGTTATFKYLKSKGIKIAVGSGFPHSVVESIVKTLGWSGLLDYVSSSEKEGHGRPHPAMIDAAIRACQVRDPKSVVKVGDSKADVEEGKNAGCWTVAVLTGTQDTQTLQAANPDFVIASVMDLPSVLKNIEGK; via the coding sequence ATGGCTGCTGTTCAGTTAGTTATGTTCGATTTAGCCGGTACTACGGTCGATGACACAGTAAGTGGGCTACCTTTGGTCGCAGTTGTAATGAAGGATGCTTTCAAAACACACGGGATAGACATCGAGGCCGAAACGGTAAACGAATTTCGTGGATTAGAGAAAAGAGAAGCCATAAGACAGCTTTTCGTGAAGACACAAGGCAGGGACCCTAGTTCTGAGGTGGTGGATCGTATTTTTCAAACATTCAAAGAGACTCTAACAACATATCTTTCTTCGATTAAGAAAGAGATTCCGGGAACCACTGCAACATTTAAATATCTAAAATCTAAAGGCATAAAGATTGCAGTTGGCAGTGGATTTCCCCATAGCGTTGTGGAATCAATTGTTAAGACATTGGGCTGGAGTGGCCTTTTAGATTATGTCTCTAGCAGCGAGAAAGAAGGGCATGGCAGACCCCACCCTGCTATGATTGATGCTGCCATAAGGGCGTGCCAAGTGCGGGATCCCAAGAGTGTGGTCAAGGTGGGGGACTCAAAGGCTGATGTGGAGGAAGGGAAGAATGCCGGATGTTGGACAGTTGCTGTTCTCACTGGTACTCAAGACACGCAGACACTACAAGCTGCAAATCCTGACTTTGTCATTGCTAGTGTAATGGATTTACCATCAGTGCTTAAAAACATTGAAGGCAAGTAA
- the LOC5509688 gene encoding esterase OVCA2 isoform X1, giving the protein MADSARKCLKILCIHGYRQSASSCKDKLGAFRKSLKKLPLEFVYITAPNKIPKTITGEEAGPDNDEYGWWFSKPDDSYDPLSPTELCKGFDSSIDLIHKTFKEQGPFDGVFAFSQGACLASILCAMKDQGLLDFRFAILVAAFKSRSATHSNYYSDIISCPTLHVYGDTDSVIPKENSEDLVKCFANPMTLNHTGGHFVAAASQQKKVYLEFLGNFIDN; this is encoded by the exons atggcggacagCGCACGAAAATGTTTAAAG ATTTTGTGCATACATGGATATAG ACAAAGTGCAAGCTCCTGTAAAGATAAACTTGGTGCATTTCGCAAATCATTGAAAAAACTACCATTAGAGTTCG TTTATATCACTGCGCCAAATAAGATACCCAAGACTATAACAGGCGAGGAAGCAGGCCCCGATAACGATGAGTATGGTTGGTGGTTCTCCAAACCTGATGACTCCTATGACCCACTGAGCCCAACTGAGCTGTGTAAAGGGTTTGACAGCTCAATCGATCTTATACATAAAACATTCAAGGAACAG GGACCTTTTGATG GTGTTTTTGCATTCAGCCAAGGCGCATGTCTTGCCTCTATTCTCTGTGCTATGAAGGACCAGG GGTTGCTAGATTTTCGTTTTGCCATCCTGGTTGCTGCTTTTAAATCCCGATCTGCAACACACAGCAACTACTATAGCGATATTATCTCCTGTCCGACATTACACGTTTATGGTGACACAGACAGTGTTATACCTAAGG AGAACAGTGAAGACCTTGTAAAATGTTTTGCCAACCCGATGACTCTCAACCACACTGGAG gGCATTTTGTAGCAGCAGCATCCCAGCAGAAAAAAGTTTACCTTGAGTTCTTAGGAAATTTTATTGATAATTAG
- the LOC5509688 gene encoding esterase OVCA2 isoform X2 codes for MDIVYITAPNKIPKTITGEEAGPDNDEYGWWFSKPDDSYDPLSPTELCKGFDSSIDLIHKTFKEQGPFDGVFAFSQGACLASILCAMKDQGLLDFRFAILVAAFKSRSATHSNYYSDIISCPTLHVYGDTDSVIPKENSEDLVKCFANPMTLNHTGGHFVAAASQQKKVYLEFLGNFIDN; via the exons ATGGATATAG TTTATATCACTGCGCCAAATAAGATACCCAAGACTATAACAGGCGAGGAAGCAGGCCCCGATAACGATGAGTATGGTTGGTGGTTCTCCAAACCTGATGACTCCTATGACCCACTGAGCCCAACTGAGCTGTGTAAAGGGTTTGACAGCTCAATCGATCTTATACATAAAACATTCAAGGAACAG GGACCTTTTGATG GTGTTTTTGCATTCAGCCAAGGCGCATGTCTTGCCTCTATTCTCTGTGCTATGAAGGACCAGG GGTTGCTAGATTTTCGTTTTGCCATCCTGGTTGCTGCTTTTAAATCCCGATCTGCAACACACAGCAACTACTATAGCGATATTATCTCCTGTCCGACATTACACGTTTATGGTGACACAGACAGTGTTATACCTAAGG AGAACAGTGAAGACCTTGTAAAATGTTTTGCCAACCCGATGACTCTCAACCACACTGGAG gGCATTTTGTAGCAGCAGCATCCCAGCAGAAAAAAGTTTACCTTGAGTTCTTAGGAAATTTTATTGATAATTAG